A stretch of Aythya fuligula isolate bAytFul2 chromosome 1, bAytFul2.pri, whole genome shotgun sequence DNA encodes these proteins:
- the NFYB gene encoding nuclear transcription factor Y subunit beta: MDGDSSTTDASQLGIAGDYIGGSHYVIQPHDDTEDSMNDHEDTNGSKESFREQDIYLPIANVARIMKNAIPQTGKIAKDAKECVQECVSEFISFITSEASERCHQEKRKTINGEDILFAMSTLGFDSYVEPLKLYLQKFREAMKGEKGIGGTVTTGDGLSEELTEEAFTNQLPAGLITTDGQQQNVMVYTTSYQQISGVQQIQFS; encoded by the exons ATGGACGGTGATAGCTCCACGACGGATGCTTCTCAGTTAGGAATTGCTGGAGATTACATTGGTGGTAGTCACTATGTGATACAGCCTCACGATG aCACAGAGGACAGCATGAATGATCATGAAGATACAAATGGGTCAAAAGAGAGTTTTAGAGAACAAGATATCTATCTTCCAATTGCAAATGTTGCAAGGATAATGAAAAATGCTATACCCCAAACAGGAAAG atTGCTAAGGATGCAAAAGAATGTGTGCAAGAGTGTGTAAGTGAATTCATCAGCTTTATAACGTCAGAAGCAAGTGAGAGGTGTCaccaagagaaaagaaagaccaTTAATGGAGAAGATATTCTCTTTGCCATGTCTACCTTGGGATTTGATAGCTATGTTGAACCTTTGAAGTTATACCTCCAAAAATTCAGAGAG gcaatgaaaggagaaaagggaattgGGGGAACAGTTACAACTGGAGATGGTCTAAGTGAGGAGCTCACAGAGGAAGCATTTA ctaaTCAGTTGCCAGCAGGCTTAATAACTACAGACGGCCAACAGCAGAATGTTATGGTCTACACAACATCATACCAACAG atcTCCGGTGTTCAACAAATTCAGTTCTCATGA